The segment TGGTCTTTAAGATACTACATTATTGTCTTTAGGTTCGCTCTGTGCACAACTCTGTCATGGAATTGAGGAACATATGCAACCATCCTTACCTGAGCCAGCTTCATGTTGAAGAGGTAGAATGCAAATCTTCCATTCTGCCTCTGTGCCTCACTATTGTTATTTTTGATTCCTTATGTTTGCCATCAACCATTTGGGTTCTCTTGTAGATTGAGGGCTATCTGCCTAAACATTTCCTGCCATCTATTGTGAGGCTCTGCGGAAAACTTGAGATGTTGGACAGATTGCTGCCCAAACTCAAAGCAACTGGCCATAGGGTGAGTGAATATTATTTGGATTTAGTCTGACTTGAATTTGattgttcctttttttttctctagtTGCCAGTTGAACTTGAATGATCTTCCCTCCCCTCCTGCTCCCTCATCTTTTTTTgtatcttttttccttttcactGATGGCAACTACAATCCTCCAGGTTCTACTTTTTTCTACAATGACAAGATTGCTTGATGTAATGGAGGATTACCTGGTTTGGAAAAAGTATAAATACCTTCGATTGGATGGGCACACTTCTGGTCAGGAAAGAGGAGCTCTTATCGATAAATTTAATGATCCTAATTCTCAAGCATTCATTTTTCTTCTTAGGTATGTTACAATTGTATTGCAAGTTTTTATCAAAAAGTGAGCTTAGCAAACTCACGAAGTATGATTGGGCTACTGATTTGATAATATTTATTTAAACCTATTTATCTAATGACAAACGAATACTTAGCTCTAACTGTTATCTACCTCTTTTTGGTAGTATACGAGCTGGAGGTGTTGGGGTCAATCTTCAAGCAGCCGATACAGTTATCATATTTGATACTGATTGGAATCCTCAGGTAGCTAAATATCTAGTTATAatgttatatataaatatatacacCTATTACTCTTCTATAAGAGAACACAATGTGCTGCTCACTACTAATTGATTTTTATCCAGGTTGACCTGCAAGCACAGGCTAGGGCCCACAGGATTGGTCAAAAGAAGGAGGTTCTTGTTTTACGTTTAGAAACGGTAATCATTTCTTGTGGTGTTAGGTTGAAAGTTTGTTTATCTACTCCCTCTGTTTCAAATTGTAAGGCCTTTTAGCTTtttctatgtatctagacatagcgTATATTTATGTTCATAGCTTTTTCTgtacctagaaaagccaaagcaacttacaatttggaacgaGGGAGTAGTTGAAAAATCAATTGAGCTTACCCAGTGGCTAGTGTTGAAAGTTACCACACATTGTGGGTGGCCTGGGGAAGGGAATTTCTAGGAAGCCTTTCCCTTGCTTTATTTTGCAAGTAGGCTGATTCATACCAatgtttgtttgttttgtttCTTGACATCTAGGATGAATTtgaaattttatttttcatgtttatttaattttatatatACCACATGCATCATGTTTCAAAAAATATTCAAAGCATTGCGACATGCTCAATTCATTAGCTGGGACACGGCTACACGGGACCCTTGGATGAAATCCACTCTCATATAAGAAACCACAGAAAATAATAATACATGCACTTAGCTTAGGGAGCAGAAAACCATGGATACTAATAGTTCTCTTAATAAAACAGCTATTGTTTGAAGGTACAACACAATTTGATGTTTCTCAATCGAAATGAACATTTTTTTTTGGGTAAGCCAAATGAATAAAGTTGTGCCTTTGATACTAAAAAGTTCTTTGATAATGACTATATACAAAACTTCATGAGGAGATTTTTCTCTATTATTTATCTGTTTGTGCCATAGCAGAAACCCTATGTGATTTTGTGATGACCTGAATATCTCAAGAATTCTACTagttgtgatgaaaaatctCGTGCCATTTGTTTTTGACTTTTAGCCTATTTTAATGATATAAGGTCCGAACTGTTGAAGAACAAGTCAGGGCTTCAGCAGAACACAAATTAGGTGTTGCTAATCAGAGTATAACAGCGGGTTTTTTTGACAATAACACAAGGTAAATCCTTCTATTGTCTCAAATAATTTAGCACCCACAGGTCCCAGCCTCGCCCTCCTAATTTATACAATGGGGTGCTATTTCAGTGCTGAAGATCGAAGAGAGTATCTTGAATCACTCCTACGTGAGTGTAAGAAGGAAGAAGCAGCTCCAGTGTTAGACGACGATGCTCTGAATGATATTCTAGCTCGGAGGTAAGATCCGGTTGCTTCGACATTATGAATGTTTGTATTTACATAACATTGCTTTGCTTTCTGTACTGCAGTGAAGCTGAGATTGACATATTTGAGTCTATTGACAAGCAAAGGAGAGAAGAAGAAATGGTATGCTGAATTTCTATAAGTTGCTTTCAGCTAAAGCTTCTACATATTTGCCATCTTGTAATATTGTTGTCCTTACAGGCAATTTGGCAAAAGGTGGTTCAGGATGGTTCAACTAGTGGGCTAGACCCTGCAGTATTGCCTTCTCGTCTTGTGACTGATGATGATCTCAAGCCCTTCTGCCATGCTATGAAACTTTACGAGCCATCATCAAATGTGAAAACAGTAAAGGTGAATGTGAGGAAGAAGGGTGAACTTGGGGGGCTTGATACACAACATTATGGAAGGGGTAAACGAGCTCGTGAGGTCAGTTGCACACTGTCTCTTAATGTATCTTTCAATTGTTGcctaatggatttctttgctaaTTCATGAATACCCATATAGGTTCGCTCTTATGAGGACCAATGGACTGAAGAAGAATTTGAAAAACTTTGTCAAGTTGATTCTCCTGAATCACCCCAACCTGGTGGCATGTCAAAGGATTTGGATATTCCTAATAAAGGCATTAAGACTGAAATTGCTGTGGAGAGTTCAAAAGAACCAGAACAAATGAGGATGGAGGCATCCCCAACTGTTGGGGACTCCCCACCAGCCAAACGACGGAGAGGCAGACCTAAAAGGTCAGATGTTTTCTTATCTCCTACTGCAGATCTGACTGATGCTGTCAAACAAGACACAGGAACCACACAGGATGGTAGTTTGGCCACACCAGCAAGTACCTTCCATTCTGATACACCAGCTACTCCAATCCATTCTGCTGCTTCAGATGTTAATATACATTCTATTTCACCAGCTGATATCAAGAAACAAGAGTTCAGTACTGATACTAAGCCTTCCAGTTCTGTCTCTGTTTTGGAAGGATCCACGGCGAATGAAATTGGTACACCATTACAGAGTGTTCATAATGTAGCAGCTCCTGCACCACCGCATCAATCAGCTAGGGGGAGAAAATCCCAAGCAGGAGAAACACCTCGCAGGCGAGGCCGAAAACCAAAATCTCTATCTTCATCTGGTGTAGATGATGTTAGTCTTAACCCAACTGTTTCAACTGGTAGTGGGGTAGCAGACACTAGTTATGTTTCTTCATATTCTCATGTGAATATGCCCTCATCACAAGGCACTGCTGTGGCACTGGCAGGAATCCAGAAGGATTTGGTCACAGTTAAATTGGATACATTGTTGCCAGATAGTGGTAAGAATATTTCTCCTGTTAATGAAGATAAAGGTGCTACTGTTACAACACCTGTGGCAAAAGATATCTGTGCTGGAACTGTGACAACATCAGACAACACTATCACCCTGACACCGAATACTCTTAAGGAAAACATTGGATTAGTTCAAGTAGCATCTGCACCTACTATGCCTATGCCTGTGGCTTCAGAAGAATTATTGAAAACAGCAGCACATGTTGTGGTGGCAGATAAGCCTGTTGAGAAGCAAACTGCTTCACGTCGCCGCAGAAAGAAAACATCTAGTAGCGAGGATACTGGAGTCAGCACTAGACAAAGATCAGCTATGAAAAAATCTTATTACAGTACTTCTGTTGCCATTGATGAAGTTGGTTCTGCCATGACCCCAAATGAGAAATCAGGTATAGAGAAGGAAAGAGATGTCAGTTCAATTCAAGATACTCCCAATCAGCTGCCAAATATTAACTCACCACTGTATGAGAAGTCTGGATATGATTCTCAACCAAGCACACCTATAGCTGTCCCCATCAAtgaagctactcttcctagtGGCTTTGATACCCGCACTACTCATTCTAAGATAACTCTAGCAACATCTGCCAATCCTGCTGATCATGATAAACCGGTTGATTTGCACCTTAATGCGCCTGTTTCGGTTGATTCCCAAAATCATGAACAACTCAAGACAGGAAAGGACCATTTGGCAGTGAGTTCTGGAATCTTTTCTACTCAATTGCAAACAGTTACTGCAAATCCTACTAGTGATAATAAACCAGGAACTACCCAGTTTGAACCATCTGCTTCCTCTGTTCAGAATTCAGGTAAGGATGCCACTGCACTGACTTCTTCTGAGGTTGACAGTGCTGCTCCAAATAAGGCACCAAGCAGGAGGAGGAAAGGGTCAACGCGGGAACCACGCACCAGAAGAACTTCTGCAGCAGCTGCAAGTGAACGCCGTGCCCGACTTACTGGATCGAAGCAGGCAGAGGACACAAAGAAGTTAAAGATGTCTGCAACGCCAACTACAACAGTGTGTGTTTTAGCGGTAGAGCAACAGGGAGCTGCCTCTTTAAGAGCTGAGGTTACCAATGCTTCTGTTTGTGAAGAGCAGAAGAATCCTGGGAGTCACGTGTCTTCTGACATTTCAATTCCTGTGGGGAGTCATGTGCTGGGCGCAATAAGTACTGAAGAAACAACTGCCACTGTGATAACTCAGACTCCTGCAGTGGCTAAATCAGAAGAAAGAAAACTTCCAGTAGGGGATCAACAAGGTATAATTTATTACACTCAGATTGCTGTTCTTGGTCCAGATGAGAAGAGTGGCATAATCTTTGCTATTATTTTCCATGGTAGTGGTAACAGTGGCTGACATTACTTGTGCATatcttgtttttatttttcctaGGTATTCAGTTTGATAGTACAGTACCACAAACGAAGATGGTATCAAATGATGAAAGCATGCAAGGTACACTCTCACACACATGTATCTGCTCACAAGCAGTTCTTGGTCCAGACGAGAAGAACTGTACACTGTTTGCTGTGATTTGTACTGGTCAACAGTAGTAATTGCTGATGTTTCTTATGCATGGTTTTGctgctttttttttcaggtactGAAGTTAATAATTCGGAACAGACAAAAATAGTTTCTGCTGCTGAACCAGCACCTGCAAATGATGAACACATGCAAGGTACTCCTCGGCACACTGTCATCCTCACACATGGCACTATTCATCGCTGATGTTTCTTATGCATGATTTTGCTGCTTTTGTTTTCAGGTACTGAAGTTAGTAATTCGGAACAAACAAAAATGGTTTCTGCTGCTGAACCAGCACCTGCAAATGATGAACACACGCAAGGTACTCCTCATCACACACACTCATCCTCACACATGGCACGGTTCGTGGCCCAGATTAAGAGTAGAACATTATTGCTGTTAATTTTTCGACGGTCATTAGTACCAATTGCTGACATCATGCATATCTTTGCTCTTCTTTTCAGCTATAGAGGTTGGTAGTTCAGAGCAACCAACAAGTATGGTTTCAGCTGTGGAATCAGCACCTTCAAATGATGAAGAACACACAACGCATGAAGTGTATCTTGAGACTGCTGCTGATGATATGCTTACCTCTAGTGCAGCAACAGATATATTGCGGGATACAGTTGAGCATGCAGCTCGCCAGGCCAATGCAGCATGTACAGATGGAACCACAAGGCAGTCTGAAGCATCACAACTTGATAGCAAAGCCTCTCATGATGCCTCGTATAAAGACACTACTACTACTGTCTCCACCAAAGATGATAGCAAAGCCTCTCGCGATGCTTCTTACATCTTGCCCAGTGAAGGCACTGCTGTTGATGTTACTGGTTCTAAGCAAGATGATGTGAACATTGTTGGCACACAAACTGCTGATGCTTCCAGGGGTTCTTCTAGTCATTTTCAAGCTACTTTACAATCAACTGAGTCAGATTGGCATCCAGGTCAAGAGGAGAATTTGGAGAGTAGGAAGGAGCAGGTGAAAACGGAAGAAGCTTTGGATAACAGTTCTGGTGGCAATCAAACTCACAGTTTGGGCGATGAACCTTCTCATGATACATCATTAGCAAGAAATTCTCCTTTGGAATACTCGAATGAGCGTTGTTCTGCTCAAGTAATTGGtgaaactttcaaaagtaaagaaAATATTGTTGAAGTCCATTCTGCCATGAATACTGATGGCCCTGATGAAGCTCTGGATGCATTGTATGTCCAATCTAAGGAGGCCAGCATAACAGATAGTGGTGTAGCTACCGATGTTGATAAATTTGAAGGTAAAGAGACTAGTGTCGAGGTCCGTGATGACATGAATACTGATGGGCCTGAGGATGCTCAGGATGCTTTGTCCACCCAATCTGATAAAGAGGCCAGCATGGTAGAATTTGGTGTGTCTAACGATGGTAGTCCCACAGTTTGCAAAGCACACAATGATCTCGAGGGTCATGTATCTTGTGAAGATAGGACTGGTGGTGATATCCATACCAATGCAAATTATGGTTCTAATAATAAAAGTGAGGACACCATTGTTAATCCTGTTAAAACCACACGAGAACCGTTGGAAGAAAGCACCGTTATTGTATCAGAGAATTCTGATTTGAATAAGCAAAGCCACACATTGCATACTGGAAATGATCCTCCTGCAAGTACCCTGTTGATAGTTGAGTCTAACAAAGTTACTTGTGATGCTGAAATTGTTTGTGCTAGCAGATTAGAGTCTTCTTGTATTGAGGCTGAAACAGTGGCTATCCAAGAGTCAGCTGTTACTGATTTTGAGGGAACAAAAGGAACTGGGGATTTGGGTCACAAAACTGGCAGTCCGCTGTGTGATGATGTTCATGATACATCATGTTCTGTGATTGGTCTTGTGTGTGAGAAAGAACCTACTGAAGATCTTACTGATGGTAGCCATTCAGAAGCACCTAATTTACTTGCTGCTGTAGTACAAACTCGAGAAACTACTGTTGCAAACCAAGAGGAAATCATAGATGCAGTAGTGTTTATTGATGCCTGCAAGGCAGAACCTGATGGTGATTGTACTGTTGCTAAAGGAGCTGAAGAGACTGTAGAAATGGTTCATTCTGTTGAAAAGCAATCTGCTGTATTAGAACATGTTGAGAGACAGACGAAACAAACTACGATTTGTGGTTCTGTGCTAAATGAGTCCCCTCAGGCTGCAGGGTTGGAAGAGGACTGCTCTGTACTGAAGCATGGCGGTCCTACTGCCTCATCTGAGCTTCTTGCTGTAGCACCCAATCCAATCAGTGAAACTTCTGTTATTCAAGCCGAACCAGAGGCAACAAACTCGGATGGATACTGCACAACAGAGGTTGGCAGTGCTTTATCTGAAACTGTCAGGGGACTGGAGCCAAATAAAGAAACTGCTGTTCCAATGCAAGAGGATATTGAAGAAGCTAATGATACTTCTAATAATTGTGAAGCACACAATAATTCGGGGATTCATGCATTTGGTGAAGTGTTGATGGAAATGCAGTCATCAGAGGTCAAGGAAGTATCTTTTATTCAGTCTGGTGCAGCAAATTTGAGCACACAGACTCCTGTACTGCCTGATGAAACAGGACAAACCAATGTGGCTTCGACTGCAGAACTAGTACCTACAAATGATGATGAACACATGCAAGGTATTTTTTATCGCATGCATAAGCCACCGCTCTTGTGAGGAGAGCAGTACTCCCTGTGCAGTTATTTTCAATGTCAATAGTAACAATGGCTTAAATTTCTTGTGTACGTTCTTTCTCCCTTTATTTTCAGGCACTGATGTTAATTCTGAGCAACAAACAAAGATGGTTTCACCTGCTGAATCAGCACCTGGTAATGATGAACACATGCAAGGTACTAATTTTAAGTATCTAACCCACTTGTGCCCACACACACCCGAACTACAGTTCTTGTCTCAGATAGAATAGAACGTCCTCTGCTGTTGTTTTTTTAAAGGTCAATAGTAACTGCGACTGACATTTCTTATCATTctttgtcctctttctttcaGACATCACGGTTCTAAGTTCAGAACTGCAAACAAAGATGGTTTCAGCTGCAGAGATTGATGCATTATGTGTCCAGGAGACTGCAATTGTTGATCTTGGGGGAACTAGAGGAACAGTTGATCTGAATGACATTAGTACACAGGTTCCTGCATTACCTGGAAGTGATGTGCTAGGTAATCCCCACTCCCTGTCCTCAGCACAATGCATATATTTTCCATCGTTTAATATGCATATGGGTCTAGGCACTCATGTGCAGCTGTCTTGTTCAGGTGTGGAGGCACATAATTCAGAACCAAAAAAAGCATCCTCACCAGGTCTGCACACTGTTTAAAACTCGAATTAGTTTATATTCACATATACATTTACGCATGCCTTTGCTGCTGCTTTTCTCCCCAGGTGATGAAATTATTAGTTCAGAACAACAAGCAGAAATTGAAACGATTGCAGAGACAGAAACAGTGAGCGTTAAGGAGAATGCCATTGCTGATCATGAGGAAACAGGTGACCAGAGTGGCGTAAGTATACATGCTCCTCTATTAGCTGAATCTGGAGAAAAGGGATCACATGGAGTTGAATTGTGTGGTAAGCACTTCTCCCCACAAGCTCTCGTTTCCTATGTTGGTACTTTGATATCAAGATACTCATGCACATCTGGCATTTCAGGTATTGAGATTGAGGCTAATAATTCGGAACAAGGAAAGATGGTTTCAACTGTGGAAGCAGCCTCTACACCAGGTTTGTGCATTATTTGAATTTCTGAAGAAGTTACTATTCAATTAGGATTTTATCTAATCTCTGTACAGACGATCTAGGGCGTCACACACATGAAGTGCATGTAACTGGTGATGGTGCTATATTATCTAGTGCGGAACAGGACACATTGCAAGATAACATAAGCAGTGGTGCTGATGTGGACCTAACAACCAGCCAAAGGAAAACAGACTCTGAAGGTATCAAGGATCCTTCTATTGGGACTAACATAGAGGAGATCCAAGGCCCTTATGAAACCTCGAACAAGGACCATTTTACTGATCCTCCTGCGACTACCCTGGTGATAGCTGAATCTGATAAGGATACCTGTGATGCAGAAGTTGTTTGTGCTGGCAAGTTAGAATCTTctggtgctgatgctgttggaaCGGTTGCTGTCCAGGAGGTTCCTGCTGTTGCTGGCGATAGAGCAGGAGGGATAGGTGAAtggtccccccccccccccccccccccccccccccaaacacACGCACACACACTGACACACAAATGTTTAATGTTGATACTGAGCATCTGTCTCAGTTACTCACTTTGCATATGATTTTTCAGGTGTTGAAGGTCATTGTTCAGAACAAGTAAAGATGGCTTCGGTTGCAGAAGCAGCGTCTAGCCTGGCTTTAGTAGGATATTCTTCTTCAGAAGACTCAATGGTGGATGCTGCTGCCCGAGTAGCTGATGGTGATTTTGCGGATAGTAAAGGGGCTGGTGTTGATTGCCAAGAAACTATGCCTACTCAAGCCACCTCTACCCTCCCAGAGAACATGGATTGGCAGAATGATTCTCTTGCAGCTGCTGCGGTGACGGTTGAACCAATGTTTGCTTCCTCATCTGAGCACGCTGCAGAATCCAAGCCAATTGATGAAACTTCTGTTATGCAAGTGGAACTGGCAACCAGTACAGGGGATGAATGTGCAGCAGAGGGTGACAATGTTGTTTCATCTGAAACTGTTGTGGAATCAGAGCCTGTTCAAGAAACTGTTGTTCCTAGTCAAGGAGGTAGCATAGAAGCTAATAATACTTCTACCATCAGCGAAGTAAACAAAGATACCGAGTCTCGTGCATCTGGTGAAGTATGCAAAGATGCTCAGTCTCATGGCGGTGAATCTTACACTGAACTGCAATTGGCACCTTCCTCTGGTGAGGAGGCCATGATATTGTGTAGTGAGCTGCCCAGCCAGGAGGTGAAGGAGGCTCCAAGCAGTGAACCTTTGGGGTATAATGAAAATGTGAAAACAGAAAATGATTCTTCTTCTCAAGAACCAGTCAATGAGGAATCTGCTCCTGGTGCTGAAAATGCAAAGATTGATGAAGCTGACACAGAACAGCAACTGCCTCCTGGGCAGCAGGTGAAGGAGGCTCCAAGCAACCCTTTGGGGAATAATGAAAATGTGAAAATGGAAAATGAAGCTTCTGCTCAGGGACCAGTAAATGAGGAATCTGCTCCTCGTGCTGAAAATGTAAAGATTGATGAAGCTGACACAGAACAACTGCCTCCATCTGGTGAGGCCATGGTAGACATATCTAGCGAGCTACTCAGCCATGACGAAAAGGTGGCTCCAAGCACAGTCCCTTTAGGAAATGATGAAGATGCACATATGGAAGAGGCTTCTGCTGCACAGAGAGAGCTAAGCACTGAAGTTGCTCATGGTAGTGAAAATGCGAAACTTAGTGAAGCTGGCACGTCTGGTGAGGCCATGGTAGACGTATCTAGCGAGCTACTCAGCCAAGATGAAAAGGTGGCTCCAAGCACTGGCCCTCTAGGAAATGATGAAGATGCACAGATGGAAGAGGCTGCTGCTGCACAGAGAGAGCTAAGCACTGAAGTTGATCATGGTAgtgaaaatgtgaaacttggtGAAGCTGGCACGGAGCTGCAGTTGCCACCACCTTCATCTGGTGAGGCACTGGTAGACATATCTAGGGAGCAACTCAGCCAAGAGGTGCAGGAGGTTGCAAGCTCTGGGCCCTCAGGAACTGATGAAAATACTGAGATGGAACGGCTAAACACCAAACATTCACCTGGTGGTGAAACCTCAAAACTTGTTGGAGCTGATCCGGGAATACAATTGCCACCGTCTGGTGAGGCTGTGGTAGATATATCTAATGAGCCACCCAGCTGCCAAGAGGTAAAGGAGGCCCCGAGCAGTGACAGTTTGGGAAATGATGAAAATTCAGACACCGAGAAGACTGCTGCTGCCTTACAGGGACGGCTAAACACCGAGCTTGCTCCTAGTGGCGAAAATACAGAATCTAATGAAGCTGACACTGGGAAACAAGAGACACCCGTGTCTGCTGATGCTATGGTAGAATCATCCAGCGAGCCTCCCAGCGATGAGGCAAAGGAAGCTCCAACCACTGACCTGTCTGGGGATGATGAAAAAGCAAAGTCGGCAAGGGCTGCTGTTGTTGCGGAACTTTttggagatgcaacagaaggtgGTTCGGATCAGCCATTGCCGTCTCCAAGAGAACAAGGCAAGGAAGCAGAGGCTGATGGTGACTTGTAGAGTAAATTATGCAAATATTGTATTAAGAGCTACTAGAATCTGTGTAAGTAAGAAATGATATTAGTGCTTTAGTTGTAACTGTTGGAAGCTTTTACTCAGAATCAAAAGCAACGTGCTGAGATTACAGCAACAGTGGCCCACGGCAGTTTACTACTGTTTGATGTTCCTACTGCGTTTTGTTGAGACAGACAGTTGATCTGTCTCGTCTTGCATCGAAGTTAGCTTTGCGCCATGTTATACAACCAGTCAAGTTCTTTTCGCCACGACGACGTGCTCTGGCTGTAACCTGGAAGCACCGACAGAGGGAAGAACAGTGATCTCCTAGTTTCACTATGTTGTACTGTTAGCTGATTTGAAGGGGCATTGCAGTAGTGTGGCTTCGTAAAATAATGGTGCGTTTGAATTGTGGGCATATCGATCTAGAATCATCTGAACCTAAATACAAACCTGGATTATCTGTTTGGATGATCTGTTTGGTTTGCATCATGAGTTGAACGGATACATTACCAACCCAACCTTCATAGTCTCCCCTGCTCGCGTAATTTATTTTGACGGACTGGCCGATTCAAAAATCGTTGGACGACGCGGCTCCGTCCCATGACGAAACCAACTGATTTCTGGATGGCTGATTTTTGTATGGAGCGGTGCCGCAATCCAATGCTTCACAGGTCATGATCAACCATCTATTTTAGTTTGAAAATGAATGTTTTAAACTGGACTAGTCAAGTTTGTTTGCATAAAGGTGCGGAATAGTTACTAAGCAAGTCTACCAAGTTCAACGGTCCTCTGTAGTGTTCAGTCCTGCTTGTTTCTTCATTTGAATTTTCTCTGTCGGCGTGCCTATTATACTTGCCTCACATAGAATACTGAAACTGTAGTTCGATTTATTATGCCTAGTGTTGTAATTCTGTGTTTGAAAGGTACGTCTCATGTTGAAGTATTTCGGGAACGTGTATTTGAATTGTCCTCAATTTGACGGTGTGCCAACTGATCTCATGTACTAGGATCCTTGACTGCGAAAGTCCCAACGGACACTACGTGCATGTAAAATCGCGTCGCATATGTACAGCAGAATG is part of the Sorghum bicolor cultivar BTx623 chromosome 10, Sorghum_bicolor_NCBIv3, whole genome shotgun sequence genome and harbors:
- the LOC8061515 gene encoding chromatin structure-remodeling complex protein SYD isoform X5 → MASSQHASSQMASSQHVEMEAAKLLHKLIQESKDEPAKLATKLYVICQHMKLSGKEQSLPYQVISRAMETVVNQHGIDMDALRSSRIPFAGGPQAGDSSGAMSKDKEVIGNQSPMVGSDASQTSGQAGLWQLPSGSTDMTRHGTSISGRLPTGPNRGDFSAAEIHQASMSQKSGRSSGIESPASLQMEDTRSMNSHDSLKSDEKTSKKTSSKRKRMDSKGAGDLHSEDNSKSDAMSTGPNTRKGKQVGKAGRQGQPSMGIEHEQPHILQGGTAQVPPIHGGAPFLRTHPEGPSGRTMDKTKPSNPFSMAQIPSFPEGLASSGATIELQKSIQGGANLFNPSFGWNQNPQVPTLKNSQGSIPNLVRSGVTIEGKINVGAQGAFNSTSAPQMEFPTIPPYNPSSFGVSSQFLDKGKELASSSTGAELHSTSKVASQPGIPHGSPMQERQGIIRVPQRADPSSLPSRSTGPSPMSHTSSNTPFKEQQLKQLRAQCLVFLAFRNNLQPRRVHLEIALGRGPPAESDSAGQRGSEGRVSDALGKENGSSRENSGVFCRQTDISRLPSTSAGSIAEVDSLLKDPENATKKIKVAEQEKSLMEVENIQQASASSGMRSQETASQNPSGPQQSYFQGDTRRIASDIHRTDAENLSRNLSWGGQGSTVLGGTRQHLNQETKESLPPSKSHHMPGDGFNSNIPGIDRTPETAGAGNDVENCSHVVDIVPEQAADDGDEDLPEHEDLLSSPPKHTMTEKWILDYQKRIYNERQKRASEQHKLHSRMSASYEKLKESVNSSEDLSAKTKSVIELKKLQLLPLQRRVRSEFLLDFFKPNTTDLERIKSLKKHRHGRRVKQLEKIEQKMKEERQKRIRERQKEFFADIEAHREKLEDNFKAKRERLKGFNRYAKEFHKRKERIHREKLDRIQREKINLLKNNDVEGYLRMVQDAKSDRVKQLLRETEKYLQKLGNKLQNAKSTDGRSSFVTDKSDAANDIEDESYQPQHYLESNEKYYQLAHSVKETVNDQPSYLQGGKLREYQMNGLRWLVSLYNNNLNGILADEMGLGKTVQVISLLCYLMETKNDRGPFLVVVPSSVLPGWESELSFWAPSINKIAYSGPPEERRKMFKEMIVHQKFNVLLTTYEYLMNKHDRPKLSKIQWHYIIIDEGHRIKNASCKLNADLKLYRSSHRLLLTGTPLQNNLEELWALLNFLLPNIFNSSEDFSQWFNKPFESNGDNSPDEALLSEEENLLIINRLHQVLRPFVLRRLKHKVENELPEKIERLVRCEPSAYQKLLMTRVEENLGGIGAVKVRSVHNSVMELRNICNHPYLSQLHVEEIEGYLPKHFLPSIVRLCGKLEMLDRLLPKLKATGHRVLLFSTMTRLLDVMEDYLVWKKYKYLRLDGHTSGQERGALIDKFNDPNSQAFIFLLSIRAGGVGVNLQAADTVIIFDTDWNPQVDLQAQARAHRIGQKKEVLVLRLETVRTVEEQVRASAEHKLGVANQSITAGFFDNNTSAEDRREYLESLLRECKKEEAAPVLDDDALNDILARSEAEIDIFESIDKQRREEEMAIWQKVVQDGSTSGLDPAVLPSRLVTDDDLKPFCHAMKLYEPSSNVKTVKVNVRKKGELGGLDTQHYGRGKRAREVRSYEDQWTEEEFEKLCQVDSPESPQPGGMSKDLDIPNKGIKTEIAVESSKEPEQMRMEASPTVGDSPPAKRRRGRPKRSDVFLSPTADLTDAVKQDTGTTQDGSLATPASTFHSDTPATPIHSAASDVNIHSISPADIKKQEFSTDTKPSSSVSVLEGSTANEIGTPLQSVHNVAAPAPPHQSARGRKSQAGETPRRRGRKPKSLSSSGVDDVSLNPTVSTGSGVADTSYVSSYSHVNMPSSQGTAVALAGIQKDLVTVKLDTLLPDSGKNISPVNEDKGATVTTPVAKDICAGTVTTSDNTITLTPNTLKENIGLVQVASAPTMPMPVASEELLKTAAHVVVADKPVEKQTASRRRRKKTSSSEDTGVSTRQRSAMKKSYYSTSVAIDEVGSAMTPNEKSGIEKERDVSSIQDTPNQLPNINSPLYEKSGYDSQPSTPIAVPINEATLPSGFDTRTTHSKITLATSANPADHDKPVDLHLNAPVSVDSQNHEQLKTGKDHLAVSSGIFSTQLQTVTANPTSDNKPGTTQFEPSASSVQNSGKDATALTSSEVDSAAPNKAPSRRRKGSTREPRTRRTSAAAASERRARLTGSKQAEDTKKLKMSATPTTTVCVLAVEQQGAASLRAEVTNASVCEEQKNPGSHVSSDISIPVGSHVLGAISTEETTATVITQTPAVAKSEERKLPVGDQQGIQFDSTVPQTKMVSNDESMQGTEVNNSEQTKIVSAAEPAPANDEHMQGTDVNSEQQTKMVSPAESAPGNDEHMQDITVLSSELQTKMVSAAEIDALCVQETAIVDLGGTRGTVDLNDISTQVPALPGSDVLGVEAHNSEPKKASSPGDEIISSEQQAEIETIAETETVSVKENAIADHEETGDQSGVSIHAPLLAESGEKGSHGVELCGIEIEANNSEQGKMVSTVEAASTPDDLGRHTHEVHVTGDGAILSSAEQDTLQDNISSGADVDLTTSQRKTDSEGIKDPSIGTNIEEIQGPYETSNKDHFTDPPATTLVIAESDKDTCDAEVVCAGKLESSGADAVGTVAVQEVPAVAGDRAGGIGVEGHCSEQVKMASVAEAASSLALVGYSSSEDSMVDAAARVADGDFADSKGAGVDCQETMPTQATSTLPENMDWQNDSLAAAAVTVEPMFASSSEHAAESKPIDETSVMQVELATSTGDECAAEGDNVVSSETVVESEPVQETVVPSQGGSIEANNTSTISEVNKDTESRASGEVCKDAQSHGGESYTELQLAPSSGEEAMILCSELPSQEVKEAPSSEPLGYNENVKTENDSSSQEPVNEESAPGAENAKIDEADTEQQLPPGQQVKEAPSNPLGNNENVKMENEASAQGPVNEESAPRAENVKIDEADTEQLPPSGEAMVDISSELLSHDEKVAPSTVPLGNDEDAHMEEASAAQRELSTEVAHGSENAKLSEAGTSGEAMVDVSSELLSQDEKVAPSTGPLGNDEDAQMEEAAAAQRELSTEVDHGSENVKLGEAGTELQLPPPSSGEALVDISREQLSQEVQEVASSGPSGTDENTEMERLNTKHSPGGETSKLVGADPGIQLPPSGEAVVDISNEPPSCQEVKEAPSSDSLGNDENSDTEKTAAALQGRLNTELAPSGENTESNEADTGKQETPVSADAMVESSSEPPSDEAKEAPTTDLSGDDEKAKSARAAVVAELFGDATEGGSDQPLPSPREQGKEAEADGDL